Below is a genomic region from Echinicola rosea.
TGCCAGAACTTTTCCTTCTAGGCCAAAAACCCAAACTCCTCCAGGTCCTGTGGCAAACAAATAACCATCCGGATGCATCTCCATTCCATCCGGAAGACCATTAGCTACCTTGGCTTTTTCGGTAGCATCATAGAACAATTCACGTTTCCCCACCTCACCAGGCTTTTCTATGGCATAGCGGTACCACACGGCCTTCTTATCATCAGAATTGGCCACAAACAGGTACTTTTCGTCTGGTGACAGTGCAATGCCATTAGGCCTGGACAAGGAATCCAGCAAGATCAAATCACCATCCATTTTCAGACAATAAACGCCCTGAAAAGACAATTCCTTTCCGGCATATTGGGGTGGTAAGCCATAAGGCGGATCGGTAAAGTAAAGATTGCCTTCCCGGTCAAAAACCCCATCATTGGGGCTGTTGAAGCGTTTTCCACGGTAGTTGGCCACCAAGGAGACAAACTCAGAAGATGGCGCATCCAAGCCTGCTGTCATTTTGGCCACCCTCCTGTCGCCATGCTGCATCAGGACCAATTGGTTTTCATGATTCAGCAAAAGGGCATTAGAGCCAGGTTCTCTGCTGTAGGTTCCTTCCCCAGAATAGCCAGATTGACGAAGGTAAGTGCTGGTATCGCCATCTGCTGTCATTTTGTACACCTTATTCTGGGGAATATCCGAAAACAACAAAAAGCCTCCATCTTCAATCCACAGCGGCCCTTCTACCCAATCAAAGCCAGCAGCCATCCGCTGGATTTTGGCATTCGGAGCGATGACCTGCAAGGCTTGATCATCCAGGATTTCAATGGAAAAGGGTGAACCGGATATTGCCGCAGTGTCCCGCTGTATGTTTTCAGCTTTTTTGTTGTTTGAGCAGGCCAAGGCTGTTCCTAGCAAAGCGCCCATGAGAATTGGTCTTACGTTCATCTTCCTATGCTACTATTTGAGTGATAATATAAATCAATAACATGGCGCTCACGCCAAAAACAAAGGTGCCAGCCGTTTGTACTTGGTAACCTTGCTTTACGTTCATTCCCGTCAATTGGGTCAGGACCCAAAAAAAGCTGTCATTCACATGGGAGGCCACTGAAGACCCTGCCCCAATAGCCAACACGGTCATGGTCTGCATAAAAGCACTGTCAAGTCCCAGAAAGGACATCAATGGCGCACAAATAGATGCCGTCGTCACCAAGGCCACGGTACTGCTTCCCTGGGTGGTTTTTAGGCAAGCAGCCAAAAGAAAGGGCACAAAAAGACCCCATTTGGCCCCTTCAAATCCTCCTGTAACCGCCTCTGCCAAGCCTGATTCCTGTAGCATTTTACCGAATATTCCGCCAGCTCCGGTAATGAGAATGATCGGTGCAGCCACTTTCAAGGATTCGCCTATCCAGCCAGATGAAGAAAAGACGGTTTCATCCAGCTTTTTGGGCAATAGCAAGGAAAGGATCACTCCTACCAGCAACGCAATTGCCGGTGTTCCCAAAAACAAGCATATGCGCACAAGAAAGCCATTTCCCGGATTCACGGTAGGATATTCCAGTACTGATTTTACCAAGATCAATAGCAGGGGAATTAAAATGGCCAAAAGTGATTTCCACAAGGGAGGTTGTTCTTTCGCGGGAGTAACCACTTCTATCAAAACGGCAACACGGAGTTTATCGGCTACTTTTCGGGCATAAAAATAACAGGGCACAAGGGCAATACTGCTCACCAATACCCCCCAAAGGATCACATCCCCCAAGTTGGCACCCAGTATCCCTGCCGCAGCAATTGGTCCTGGAGTGGGCGGTACCATTACATGGGAAGCGGTCAATCCCATCGCCAAGGCCGCTGTCGTTCCGGCGAATGACACGCCCGCTTTTTTTGAAAGCATCTTGTTCAAGGGATTCATCATCATCAGGGCGCTGTCCGCAAATACCGGTATGGACAACACATACCCTGTCAACATCATCGCCAGATGAATGGATTTTTTACCGATCAACTGCAATATCCGATTGGCCATGACCAATGCTCCACCCGACTTTTCCAGGATGGTACCGATCGTCACTCCAAAAAGAATAATCAAGCCGATTTTCCCCAAAATCTCCCCAAAACCTATATTGATCGCTTCTACCATTTGCTCCCCAGACATCCCCGCAGTAAAACCATAGGTAAGGGATGCCAGTATTAGCATGAAAAAGGGATGTACTTTAAATTTGACGATCCCTGTGATCAAAACTGCCAGCGAAAGGATCAAAGCAATCAAATAGGTCATTGGAGTTTAGGGTTATGGGTTTAAAGGTTGTATGTTGTAAGGTTATAAATTTGAAAGGTTTTGTAGCGTTTACCTATCGCTTTAGCCGCTATCTTCGGCTACGCTCAGGGATCGGAAGAGAGCGGAACCGAAAGTAATTTCCGAATACAAACCAAGGAGCAGCACAGCATCATGATACGTTTTACTTCGTACCTTGTACTTAATACTCCCCTCACCATTCGGCAAAGCTTCCATCAGTATTTCGCCAAATGGGGTTGGCCCAGCTGTGGCCTATTTTCTGTCCTTCCCGCAATTTGTCTTCATCCATCTCTACGCCCAATCCTGGTCGATCAGTTAATGCGATATAGCCATCTTTCAGCTCAAAGACCTCTGGGTTTTTGACAAAATCCAACAGGTCAAAACCTTGGTTATAGTGAATTCCCAGGCTGCTTTCTTGGATGATTGCATTGGCAGAAACAACATCCACATGCAGTGCCGAGGCCAAAGAAATCGGCCCCAAGGGACAGTGCGGTGCCAAGGTAACATCATAAGCTTCCGCCATGGCAGCAATCCTGCGCACTTCAGAGATTCCACCAGCGTGGCTCAGGTCTGGCTGAATGATATCCACCACGCCTTGATGCAGGATTTCCTTGAAATCCCACCGTGAAAACATCCGCTCTCCCGTAGCAATGGGAATGGAAGAATAACTATAAATATGCCTTAAAGCATCGTTGTTTTCGGCCAGTACCGGCTCTTCGATAAACATGGGGTTAAATGGGGTCAATTCATCAATGAGACGCTTGACCATGGGCTTGTGCACGCGACCATGAAAATCCAGGCCAATATCCAGCTGGTCACCAAAATGTTCGCGAATCAACTGTATATTTTCGACCACCTTCTTTGTCTCCTTGACTGAAGAGACCCAATCCATCTCACCGGTGGCATTCATTTTGACGGCTTTGTATCCGGCATCGACCTTTTCTTGCGCTTGTTCCAAAACCACCTCGGGATGGTCTCCTCCGATCCAGCAGTACATTTTCATTTTTTGGCGCACCGCCCCTCCCAGCAATTCGTAAACGGGCACGTTCAAATATTTACCTTTGATATCCCAAAGTGCCTGGTCGATGCCTGATAGCGCACTCATCAAGATCGGCCCTCCACGATAAAAGCCACCCCTGTAAAGCACTTGCCAAATGTCCTCAATTTCATTGGCCTGTCTTCCGATCAGGTAGTGTTCCATTTCACGGACGCAGGCTGCTACGGTGTCTGCCTTTCCTTCTACTACTGGCTCCCCCCACCCGATCAGTCCTGATTCGGTGGTGATTTTTACAAAAAGCCATCGTGGCGGCACTTTGAACAGTTCAATCCGTGCAATGGCTAACTCCTTATTCATATTGTTTTATTTTAGCTACATACTTCCTGGCATTGTGGGCGACAATCTCTTCGGTGAGCTTCAGTCCATCGATATGTGTCAACACACTCCCCAAGCCTAGCCCATCTGCCCCTGCTTCCATCCATTTTTCCATGTCCTCCAAATGGATTCCCCCTACGGCAAAAAAACGAACCTTATCAAAAGGTGCTTTGATCGCCTTTAAATACCTTGGACCAAAATTCCCTGCGGGAAACAGCTTAATGATATCAGCTCCCTGTTCTATCGCTTCCCCTACTTCTGTGGGGGTCAATGCGCCCATGACGACCGGAATATCGTGATCATGTGCTACAGAAATGACTCCAGCATGGGTGTTTGGGGAGACCAAAAACTGTGCTCCTGCATGGATGGCCTCAATGGCCAAATCCCTGTTGGCCACCGTACCCGCACCGATCAAAATGTCTGGATAGCGCTTCCTGTTTTTCTCGATCATGGCTGCAAAGTCAGGACTGTTGGAGGTGATTTCCAACACCTTGATGCCTCCGGCCACTAGCCCCGTGATCAACACCGGAAGAGTATCCGCATCATTGACACGAAGGATCGCGATGAGTTTCTCCTGAAGAATTATTTCAGCTACTTCTGCTCTGTTCATACTTTATGACCGGTCAATGGATTTGGTAAAATGAAGGTAGTTTTTGCGGGTATCGTGCAAATGCTTTTCCATGGCTTCCTGCGCTCCAAAAGGATCTTGCCGGATTATTGCTTCCAAGACATGCCGGTGATGCTTGAGCATATTGGCTTTTTCAGCTTCCAGGTTCCCGGATGCGGGTTTGGCAAAGACATTCATCTTGAATTTTGGCATTAGGTTAAAAACGGGATTCAGCAGCAATTTCAGGACGCTATTACCCGTAATGGAAAGTAAAATTCGGTGAAAGTCGTTATCCAGTTCTGCTTCGGTCTTTTTATCCTCCAATTCACATTCTCTCATCGCTATCATATTTTTCTCCAGCAGCTGAATATCCCTCTGACTGCGTTTCATGGCTGCTTCAGCGGCTATTCTGGGCTCCAACACACGCCTTGCCTCGATCGTCTGTAACATCAAATCCTTGTCCGAGGAAAGTTCAAAGAACGTATTTAGCATCTCCGAGGCATTCTGGACGCTCACTTCTGAGACAAAAGCACCACTGCCCTTTTTTACTTTGACCATTCCACGTGCACTTAGCGTCTTAATTGCTTCCCGAATGGCAGTCCTACTGACATTAAAAATCTTGCATAGCTCATTCTCCGTGGGAATCCTTTCCCCTGGAAGGTATTTCCCTTCCTTGATGGATCGCATCAGGGCTTCCTCCACCTGA
It encodes:
- a CDS encoding SMP-30/gluconolactonase/LRE family protein, with amino-acid sequence MNVRPILMGALLGTALACSNNKKAENIQRDTAAISGSPFSIEILDDQALQVIAPNAKIQRMAAGFDWVEGPLWIEDGGFLLFSDIPQNKVYKMTADGDTSTYLRQSGYSGEGTYSREPGSNALLLNHENQLVLMQHGDRRVAKMTAGLDAPSSEFVSLVANYRGKRFNSPNDGVFDREGNLYFTDPPYGLPPQYAGKELSFQGVYCLKMDGDLILLDSLSRPNGIALSPDEKYLFVANSDDKKAVWYRYAIEKPGEVGKRELFYDATEKAKVANGLPDGMEMHPDGYLFATGPGGVWVFGLEGKVLAKIHTGQLTSNCAFSADYRQLYLTADGDILRVGLK
- a CDS encoding GntP family permease, translated to MTYLIALILSLAVLITGIVKFKVHPFFMLILASLTYGFTAGMSGEQMVEAINIGFGEILGKIGLIILFGVTIGTILEKSGGALVMANRILQLIGKKSIHLAMMLTGYVLSIPVFADSALMMMNPLNKMLSKKAGVSFAGTTAALAMGLTASHVMVPPTPGPIAAAGILGANLGDVILWGVLVSSIALVPCYFYARKVADKLRVAVLIEVVTPAKEQPPLWKSLLAILIPLLLILVKSVLEYPTVNPGNGFLVRICLFLGTPAIALLVGVILSLLLPKKLDETVFSSSGWIGESLKVAAPIILITGAGGIFGKMLQESGLAEAVTGGFEGAKWGLFVPFLLAACLKTTQGSSTVALVTTASICAPLMSFLGLDSAFMQTMTVLAIGAGSSVASHVNDSFFWVLTQLTGMNVKQGYQVQTAGTFVFGVSAMLLIYIITQIVA
- the dgoD gene encoding galactonate dehydratase yields the protein MNKELAIARIELFKVPPRWLFVKITTESGLIGWGEPVVEGKADTVAACVREMEHYLIGRQANEIEDIWQVLYRGGFYRGGPILMSALSGIDQALWDIKGKYLNVPVYELLGGAVRQKMKMYCWIGGDHPEVVLEQAQEKVDAGYKAVKMNATGEMDWVSSVKETKKVVENIQLIREHFGDQLDIGLDFHGRVHKPMVKRLIDELTPFNPMFIEEPVLAENNDALRHIYSYSSIPIATGERMFSRWDFKEILHQGVVDIIQPDLSHAGGISEVRRIAAMAEAYDVTLAPHCPLGPISLASALHVDVVSANAIIQESSLGIHYNQGFDLLDFVKNPEVFELKDGYIALTDRPGLGVEMDEDKLREGQKIGHSWANPIWRNTDGSFAEW
- a CDS encoding bifunctional 4-hydroxy-2-oxoglutarate aldolase/2-dehydro-3-deoxy-phosphogluconate aldolase, whose translation is MNRAEVAEIILQEKLIAILRVNDADTLPVLITGLVAGGIKVLEITSNSPDFAAMIEKNRKRYPDILIGAGTVANRDLAIEAIHAGAQFLVSPNTHAGVISVAHDHDIPVVMGALTPTEVGEAIEQGADIIKLFPAGNFGPRYLKAIKAPFDKVRFFAVGGIHLEDMEKWMEAGADGLGLGSVLTHIDGLKLTEEIVAHNARKYVAKIKQYE
- a CDS encoding FadR/GntR family transcriptional regulator, with product MEFSEIGKRKSLSAQVEEALMRSIKEGKYLPGERIPTENELCKIFNVSRTAIREAIKTLSARGMVKVKKGSGAFVSEVSVQNASEMLNTFFELSSDKDLMLQTIEARRVLEPRIAAEAAMKRSQRDIQLLEKNMIAMRECELEDKKTEAELDNDFHRILLSITGNSVLKLLLNPVFNLMPKFKMNVFAKPASGNLEAEKANMLKHHRHVLEAIIRQDPFGAQEAMEKHLHDTRKNYLHFTKSIDRS